ATGAGGCCGGGGTGGCACGGATCGAGGAACTCCCCGACGAGTTCGCAGCGGGTACCACCAAGGTTCGGGGTGCTCCGAGGACCTCGAAGCGTGTGCCGGTGTTGTCGATGAGCTCACACCGCGAACCGGGACGCACCCACGATCGGATGGTTCACTGATGATCGTGGCGACCTCAGACGATGCACGGCGGCACGCCGAACAGGTGATTGCCTCGCTGACCCCGCGACAGCAACAGGACCTGCTGCAGGCGCTCCTAGCCGATGGTGCCCAGGCATGGCTCGACGACGCCCTGCACATTGCTGATCCTGTCGTCGGGGATGTGCCGGCGCGTACTCGCGGTTTTCGGGTCCGGCTGGATCTGATCGGTGCCAAGCCCCCGGTGTGGCGTCGGCTCGAGTTTCCCGGTGATCTGACCCTGGATCGGGTGCATGTGGCGATCCAGGCTGCCATGGGCTGGTCCGATAGTCACCTGCACCGTTTCCGCACGGGCGGTGATCCCCGGTCGCCCTATTTCGTCACGCCGTTCGACATCGAGGAGGGCGAGGACGGTGTGCTCGAGGACACCGTCCGGCTCGATCAGCTGCTGAGCGGCCCGGGTGATCGCCTCTGGTACGACTACGACTTCGGGGACGGCTGGCACCACGTCCTGCAGGTCGAATCGGTTCTCGACGAACCACCTGCTGAGGTGCGCTGCACCGCCGGCCGGATGGCCTGTCCGCCGGAGGACTGCGGCGGGATGTGGGGCTATACCGAACTGGCGGCGTGGGTGCGGGCAGGGTGCGACCCGACATCGGTTCCGTCGCCGTTCGACGACGTCGAGGATGTCCGCGACTGGCTGCCGCTCGAGTGGCATCCCGACCGCTTCGATGTCGCCGAGACCACGGCCGCAATCGCATCGGCGATGGCCGCGCCGGTGCCCGTACCCGACGAGCTCGCCGCGCTGCGCACCCGACTCGAGCACCGCGGTGACCGGGCGCTGACCCACCTGCTGGAACGGGCGGCTACTCCTCCGGTGGTCGAGATCGACGAGCCGGAGGCCGCGCAGTTGCTCGAGCCGTATCTCGAGCTGCTCGACGCGATCGGCGACGGAGTGCACCTCACTGCTGCCGGTTACCTGCCACCGGCGGTGGTTGAGCAGCTCGCCGCCCGGACCGGTATCACCGGGTGGTGGATCGGCTCGGCGAATCGTGAGGATCTGACCCGGCCGCTGGCGCGGTTGCGTGCCAGCGCACGGGCACTCGGTTTGATCGGTGTGCGGAAAGGGCGAGTGACACCGACCGCGCTCGCTCGCCGATCCCGCCACGAGCCGGTGGCGTTGTGGCGGCACATCGTGTCCCGATTACCGATAGGCAGGATCGATTTCGAGCGACAGGCCGGTTGGGCGGCTCTGGCTGTCGTTGCGAGCGGCGCCCCGGCCGAGGAGTGGAACCGCGAGATCCGCGCCGTGCTCCTCGGACTCGGATGGCGTGTGGCAGACCGTCCGTCGTTCGCTGCCATCGCTGTCGACAGCCCCACACTCGAGGTGTTGGAGTTTCTTGCCGGGCGGGCCCGCAGTGGGCGGCTGACCGGTCTGCATCCAGCCGTTGCGGCGACCGCTCGTGCCGCGATCAGTCTCTGAACCCAGGAGTCGTTCGCGTGTCCGCTGGACAGTGGACATGCCCTCGGCGAGCGCACCGCTGGTCCCCATTCGATCCTGCTGTTGCCGGTGACCGGCCGGGGACGTTGTTCTGTCAG
This is a stretch of genomic DNA from Rhodococcus rhodochrous. It encodes these proteins:
- a CDS encoding plasmid pRiA4b ORF-3 family protein, yielding MIVATSDDARRHAEQVIASLTPRQQQDLLQALLADGAQAWLDDALHIADPVVGDVPARTRGFRVRLDLIGAKPPVWRRLEFPGDLTLDRVHVAIQAAMGWSDSHLHRFRTGGDPRSPYFVTPFDIEEGEDGVLEDTVRLDQLLSGPGDRLWYDYDFGDGWHHVLQVESVLDEPPAEVRCTAGRMACPPEDCGGMWGYTELAAWVRAGCDPTSVPSPFDDVEDVRDWLPLEWHPDRFDVAETTAAIASAMAAPVPVPDELAALRTRLEHRGDRALTHLLERAATPPVVEIDEPEAAQLLEPYLELLDAIGDGVHLTAAGYLPPAVVEQLAARTGITGWWIGSANREDLTRPLARLRASARALGLIGVRKGRVTPTALARRSRHEPVALWRHIVSRLPIGRIDFERQAGWAALAVVASGAPAEEWNREIRAVLLGLGWRVADRPSFAAIAVDSPTLEVLEFLAGRARSGRLTGLHPAVAATARAAISL